The Clostridiisalibacter paucivorans DSM 22131 region GGATTTACATCGGGATTTATGAATCCTTTTACTGTAGGAGTGGCTCAAGGAATAGCAGAATTACCTATGTTCTCTGGAATAGCTATAAGATTGGCTATATTGGTAGTAATGGTAGTGGCTACTACCATATATTTGATGAGATATGCTGAAAAAGTAAAAAACAATCCTGAAAAGAGTGTTGTTCGAGAGCTGGAATTACAAGAAAAGGCTCAAGTGATTGATTTAGATAATATACCAAAGTTTCAAACACAGCATTATTTTGTTTTACTGGCATTAATTGTAGGGTTTGCTACTATAATTTTTGGAGTGTTTAAATACGGTTGGTACATTACAGAGATAGGATCTACATTTTTGGCTATGGGCATAATAGGTGGTTTTTTAGGAAAACTTGGCCCTAGTAGAGTTGCACAGGAGTTTGTATCGGGGGCTAAATCTATAGTATTTGGTGCATTAGTTGTAGGGGTGGCAAGGGGGATATTGGTAGTTATGCAGGATGGTATGATTATAGATTCCATAATAAATGGCTTAGCCTCAGCTATCCAAACACTACCTAAATCTATTTCTGTATTGGGCATGTATATAACACAGATAGTAATTAATTTCTTTATACCCTCTGGTAGTGGTCAGGCAGCAACTACTATGCCTATAATGACTCCCCTTGCGGATATTATAGATGTGACGCGGCAAACTGCTGTTATGGCATATCAATTTGGAGATGGGTTTACTAACTCTATAATACCTACATCGGGAGCATTAATGGGTGTATTATCTATAGCTAAAATTCCTTATGAAAAATGGGTTAAATTTTTATGGCCCCTTATGCTTGTTTGGGTGGCTATAGGTGCTGGATTTCTATTGTTTGCAAGTGTAGTTAATTATGGACCCTTTTGAGGATGCTATATTTCATAATGAGAATAGAAGAAAAACTGTACCCTAAATTAAATAAAAGATATAATGGATATACTGGACTTTGTATAATAAATTTAAAAAAATAGCAGTTGAATTATATAGAATGTTAAACGAGGTAATATTTACCTCGTTTTTACTCATATAGTTTGTGATTACTAAAAAGGAGGGAAAAAAATGTATGATTTAAAAATAGTTAATGGTAAAATTATAGATTTAGATGCCAATGGATTTATTGATGGAGATATAGGAATAAAAGATGGCAAGATTGTTGACGTGGGAAATTGTCCATCAGAAGGGAAAAATACTATAGATGCTAAAGGGAAAATTGTATCTCCAGGATTCATAGATATCCATATGCATGAAGAAAAGATTGGATATTCTACTGATGGAGATGATTATGACATAGCTAATAATATGATTAAAATGGGGGCTACCACTTGTGTAGCAGGTAATTGTGGAAACAATAGACAAAGTGTTGAAGAATTTTTTGATTTTATAAATAAAAATGGGTCACCAGTCAACTATTTATCGGCATTGGGACATAATTATTTAAGGGAAATGGTAGGAATAGACAATAGATATAGACATGCTACAAAAATGGAAATACAAAAGATGCAAGATATAGTAAAAGAGTCTATTGGGAGTGGTATAATAGGTATATCATTTGGACTTGAATACTCTCCAGGAGTAGAATTTGAAGAGGTTATAGAACTGTGTAGGCCTTTGAAAGGGGATAGATTTTTGATATCTGCCCATTATAGAAAAGATGCTAAATATGGTATAAAATCTATAGATGAAATGATAGAAATT contains the following coding sequences:
- a CDS encoding YfcC family protein, whose protein sequence is MSSNMKTEKRFKVPHTYVILFSVILIMSILTYVIPAGEFERVEDPSTNRTVVDPESFHNVEQNPTRIFDLFQSIPKGMKSASTIIFFIFIVGGSFQIITGTGAIEATIAKIALSLKGKEKMMIPIFVLMFSIAGGTIGMAEEAIVFVPIGIALARALGFDSITGTAMITLGAACGFTSGFMNPFTVGVAQGIAELPMFSGIAIRLAILVVMVVATTIYLMRYAEKVKNNPEKSVVRELELQEKAQVIDLDNIPKFQTQHYFVLLALIVGFATIIFGVFKYGWYITEIGSTFLAMGIIGGFLGKLGPSRVAQEFVSGAKSIVFGALVVGVARGILVVMQDGMIIDSIINGLASAIQTLPKSISVLGMYITQIVINFFIPSGSGQAATTMPIMTPLADIIDVTRQTAVMAYQFGDGFTNSIIPTSGALMGVLSIAKIPYEKWVKFLWPLMLVWVAIGAGFLLFASVVNYGPF